A single Alphaproteobacteria bacterium DNA region contains:
- a CDS encoding TlpA disulfide reductase family protein codes for MQKKSAFLQVFRVAIFVFLIGGLQNQPVYAGSAADLIQGEMKDFVLHAEPKPLPDVDFLDVTSRPIKLSDFRGRLVLLTLWATWCPYCSIEMPMLSDMQEEFGRDKFMVLPISVDKEGPRVVKKYLEEKSINLPTYSDPKMRLGISLRASGVPYAILIDQQGREIGRIPGETNWKAPEAAALIKAFIK; via the coding sequence ATGCAGAAAAAGAGCGCGTTCTTACAAGTCTTTCGCGTAGCAATCTTCGTTTTTTTGATTGGTGGGCTTCAAAATCAGCCTGTTTACGCAGGTTCTGCGGCAGATTTAATCCAAGGTGAAATGAAGGATTTTGTCCTTCACGCTGAGCCAAAGCCCCTTCCTGATGTCGATTTTCTGGATGTAACAAGTAGACCCATTAAGCTCAGTGATTTTCGTGGGCGTCTGGTTTTGCTTACGCTCTGGGCGACATGGTGTCCCTATTGTTCGATTGAAATGCCGATGCTGAGCGATATGCAGGAAGAATTTGGCCGCGATAAATTTATGGTGTTACCCATCAGCGTTGATAAGGAAGGTCCGCGCGTGGTGAAAAAATATCTTGAAGAAAAAAGCATTAACCTGCCGACATACTCCGACCCTAAAATGCGGCTGGGCATTTCGCTGCGTGCGTCTGGTGTTCCCTATGCAATACTAATTGATCAGCAAGGGCGTGAAATTGGCCGCATTCCAGGCGAGACGAACTGGAAAGCGCCCGAAGCAGCTGCGTTGATCAAAGCATTTATCAAATAG
- the dksA gene encoding RNA polymerase-binding protein DksA, translated as MTSVTLPPDYKPTEKEKYMNPVMLEYFRQKLIKWKADLLQESSSTLKDLQEDGGMQEPDIADRATLETDKSLEFRTRDRERKLINKIEEALRRIDENTYGYCEETGEPIGIKRLEARAVATLSVEAQERHERVERTQRDE; from the coding sequence ATGACTTCAGTTACTCTTCCACCCGACTACAAGCCGACTGAAAAAGAAAAATACATGAATCCTGTCATGTTGGAATATTTCCGCCAGAAGCTTATTAAATGGAAAGCCGATTTGTTGCAGGAATCTTCTTCCACGCTCAAAGATTTACAAGAAGATGGCGGCATGCAGGAACCGGACATCGCAGACCGCGCAACATTGGAAACTGACAAATCGCTGGAATTCCGTACGCGTGATCGTGAACGAAAGCTCATCAATAAAATTGAAGAAGCGCTTCGTCGTATTGACGAAAATACCTATGGCTATTGTGAAGAAACCGGCGAGCCGATTGGCATTAAGCGCCTTGAAGCGCGCGCGGTTGCAACACTTTCGGTTGAAGCACAAGAACGACATGAGCGGGTTGAGCGCACACAGCGTGATGAATAA
- a CDS encoding rod-binding protein, with the protein MLDALTSNKPYIPPVIPDAQAAGNLVSNKKATPEEAGKAAADFEAVFLSQMLAPMWAGVSGDSYMGGGSAEDTYHSMLVNEYGKLLQKSGGLGIADAVKREMLKMQEKHT; encoded by the coding sequence ATGCTTGATGCGCTAACCAGTAACAAACCTTACATCCCGCCAGTCATTCCTGATGCGCAAGCAGCGGGCAATCTGGTCAGCAATAAAAAAGCAACGCCGGAAGAGGCAGGAAAAGCAGCTGCGGATTTTGAAGCGGTGTTTTTGTCACAAATGCTAGCGCCCATGTGGGCAGGCGTAAGCGGCGATAGCTATATGGGCGGCGGTTCAGCAGAAGACACCTATCACAGCATGCTCGTCAATGAATACGGCAAATTGTTGCAGAAATCAGGAGGCCTAGGAATTGCAGACGCGGTAAAACGCGAGATGCTCAAGATGCAGGAGAAGCACACATGA
- a CDS encoding COX15/CtaA family protein, producing MISQSSIPARKALTVWLTTCCILILCMAVIGAITRLTESGLSITKWEPIKGTLPPLNAAAWNEAYELYKATPQYAGIHDGMSLEEFKGIYFWEWIHRLWGRMIGVVFALPLLFFWVKGMIPKSFKLPLLGIFLLGGFQGFIGWFMVQSGLEPGQVSVSPIRLALHLGIALLIYALTFWQILRLHPEQFRLHRPYTWCLHRHTLFALLFLSITIVWGAFTAGLDAGKIYNSFPLMDGRLVPTDFIAFEDWLKNITANPAAVQFIHRVLATITFVLTVTLAWRMHSIDKRLSIALSGFMILQYCLGIATILTGAHIIPASLHQANAVLALTSLIAALFVVKQKV from the coding sequence ATGATTTCCCAATCTTCAATTCCGGCGCGTAAAGCGCTCACCGTCTGGCTAACCACTTGCTGCATCCTGATTTTATGCATGGCGGTTATTGGCGCCATTACGCGTCTAACGGAATCGGGCCTTTCCATCACAAAATGGGAGCCGATTAAGGGTACCCTGCCGCCTTTGAACGCTGCCGCATGGAATGAAGCATATGAACTATATAAGGCTACCCCACAATATGCTGGTATCCATGACGGGATGAGCCTTGAAGAATTCAAGGGTATTTATTTCTGGGAATGGATACATCGGCTATGGGGCCGGATGATTGGCGTTGTCTTTGCATTACCCTTATTGTTCTTCTGGGTAAAGGGAATGATACCCAAAAGCTTTAAACTGCCCCTGTTGGGCATTTTTTTACTGGGTGGCTTTCAGGGCTTTATCGGCTGGTTCATGGTGCAAAGCGGTCTGGAACCCGGACAAGTAAGTGTCAGCCCTATTCGCCTTGCACTGCATCTAGGGATTGCACTGTTAATCTACGCCCTAACCTTCTGGCAAATCCTGCGATTACATCCGGAGCAATTCAGACTTCACAGACCTTACACATGGTGTTTGCATCGCCACACGTTATTCGCATTATTGTTTTTATCGATCACGATTGTATGGGGAGCATTCACCGCAGGGCTTGATGCCGGAAAAATCTATAACAGCTTCCCATTGATGGACGGGCGCTTAGTGCCGACAGATTTTATCGCGTTTGAAGATTGGCTGAAAAACATCACGGCAAATCCCGCAGCCGTGCAATTCATTCACCGCGTACTGGCAACCATTACCTTTGTGTTGACCGTAACACTGGCTTGGCGGATGCACAGTATTGATAAACGACTAAGCATCGCGTTAAGTGGTTTTATGATCCTGCAATATTGTCTTGGTATAGCAACCATATTGACCGGTGCGCATATCATCCCCGCCAGCCTGCATCAAGCGAATGCAGTATTAGCGCTGACCAGCCTCATCGCAGCATTATTTGTCGTAAAACAAAAAGTTTAA
- a CDS encoding flagellar hook capping FlgD N-terminal domain-containing protein, protein MATTSSLTNTSTDNPLAKYQAGATSSTTKSATEAAKDKLTSDYTTFLKLLTTQLQNQDPTNPMDSAQFTQQLVQYSQVEQQIKSNEKLDALLAAQNSAGVGSSLGYLGKTIEMDGAYLSTDATSGGSFNYTLSDVATSATIKIYNESGTLVRTSTGSGTLGKHTVTWDGKDDDGHQLPAGVYGVSVTATNSSGASVTTKVSTNGKVDGVEKDSSGAVVLDVGKLQVTLDKILGIHDTPTTVASN, encoded by the coding sequence ATGGCCACCACATCTTCCCTAACGAATACCAGCACCGATAACCCGCTAGCGAAATACCAAGCAGGCGCAACCAGCTCGACAACTAAATCCGCAACTGAGGCTGCTAAAGACAAGCTAACCAGCGATTACACAACCTTCTTGAAACTGCTGACCACGCAGTTACAAAATCAGGATCCCACTAATCCCATGGATTCCGCGCAATTCACCCAGCAGCTGGTTCAATATTCGCAAGTTGAACAGCAAATCAAATCCAACGAAAAACTAGATGCTCTACTCGCCGCACAAAATAGCGCGGGAGTGGGTTCATCGCTCGGCTATCTTGGCAAAACCATCGAAATGGATGGCGCTTATCTATCTACTGATGCAACTTCAGGTGGTTCGTTCAATTATACCCTGAGCGATGTAGCAACTTCGGCGACAATTAAAATATATAATGAGAGCGGCACACTGGTCCGCACATCAACCGGTTCCGGCACGCTTGGCAAACATACAGTTACATGGGATGGCAAGGATGATGATGGCCATCAATTGCCAGCTGGCGTATATGGAGTGTCGGTCACTGCAACCAATTCCAGCGGCGCATCTGTGACCACCAAAGTCAGCACCAATGGTAAAGTGGATGGGGTTGAAAAAGATTCATCCGGCGCGGTTGTGCTGGATGTTGGCAAGTTACAGGTAACGCTGGATAAGATTTTGGGCATCCACGACACCCCGACTACAGTTGCATCCAACTAA
- the lysA gene encoding diaminopimelate decarboxylase: MKHFIAHKNTRLMMEDVDIAELAKTTPTPFYVYSANTIRARYSELCSAVNHSRVKIFFAVKANSNIAVLSLLGKAGANMDIVSAGEMKRALAAGIPGNRIVFSGVGKTDDELEFALKNYIYQINAESLPELIAINRVAAALKVQAPVALRVNPDVDAETHAKISTGKDENKFGISWDHVEAAFAKAAALSNINVLGLSAHIGSQIITTQPFINSAARMEEMVTKLRAQGHSIQRISLGGGLGIPYQGETIPLTEFGKLVHDFADKMNCDVELEPGRFLVGEAGLLISRVIYVKEASSKNFLIVDAAMNDLLRPTLYEAHHPICKVIESPSAPANQVYDIVGPICETGDYLAENRALSPCQAGDLIAISMAGAYGATMSSMYNSRTLIGEVLVDGNRAETIRKPLTIEQQLLWETIPAN, encoded by the coding sequence ATGAAACATTTTATTGCTCACAAAAACACAAGACTAATGATGGAAGATGTTGATATTGCGGAACTGGCAAAAACGACACCTACTCCTTTTTATGTGTATTCCGCCAATACCATCCGCGCACGGTATTCTGAATTATGCAGCGCGGTTAATCATTCGCGCGTGAAAATCTTTTTTGCCGTAAAGGCAAACTCCAATATTGCTGTGTTATCACTGCTGGGCAAAGCCGGTGCGAATATGGATATCGTATCGGCTGGCGAGATGAAGCGGGCTTTGGCGGCTGGCATTCCCGGAAACCGGATTGTATTTTCCGGTGTTGGCAAAACCGATGATGAGTTGGAATTCGCGCTAAAAAACTATATCTATCAAATCAATGCTGAATCATTACCCGAACTGATTGCAATTAACCGCGTCGCAGCTGCGTTAAAAGTGCAGGCGCCTGTAGCCCTGCGCGTCAATCCGGATGTCGATGCAGAAACCCATGCCAAGATTTCAACCGGCAAAGATGAAAACAAATTCGGCATCAGCTGGGATCACGTCGAAGCCGCCTTTGCAAAAGCCGCGGCGCTTTCGAATATTAATGTGTTGGGGCTAAGCGCACATATAGGTTCACAAATTATAACCACTCAGCCTTTCATCAACTCCGCTGCGCGCATGGAAGAAATGGTAACCAAGCTTCGCGCGCAAGGTCATTCTATTCAACGCATCAGCCTTGGCGGCGGGCTTGGCATTCCATATCAGGGCGAAACCATTCCGCTGACTGAATTTGGCAAACTGGTTCACGACTTCGCCGATAAAATGAATTGCGATGTAGAACTGGAGCCGGGACGCTTTCTGGTTGGTGAAGCAGGCTTGCTCATAAGCAGGGTCATTTATGTGAAGGAAGCCAGCAGCAAAAACTTCCTGATTGTGGACGCTGCCATGAATGACCTGTTGCGCCCTACCCTTTATGAAGCCCACCACCCCATCTGCAAGGTCATCGAATCGCCATCGGCACCCGCGAACCAAGTATATGATATTGTTGGCCCCATTTGCGAAACAGGAGATTATCTGGCTGAAAACCGCGCTCTTTCCCCCTGTCAGGCAGGAGATTTAATCGCTATATCTATGGCAGGGGCTTATGGGGCGACCATGTCTTCCATGTACAATTCGCGGACGCTGATTGGGGAAGTGTTGGTTGATGGCAACCGCGCCGAAACAATCCGTAAGCCGTTAACGATTGAACAGCAATTATTATGGGAAACTATTCCAGCTAATTAA
- a CDS encoding flagellar basal body P-ring protein FlgI has protein sequence MMVQPIVQCGMKKQRTIAKALMSALMLAILLCSGTAQASAVRIKDIVDIDGVRDNMLVGYGLVVGLNGTGDSLSNSPFTAKSLVGMLERLGINTRGDSLKTKNVAAVMVTATLPPFSAQGTRIDVTVSTLGDAKSLSGGTLLVTPLMGADGEVYAVGQGSLVIGGFTAAGNAASVTKGVPTTGRIASGAIIEREINFQLADMPNLRLNLRNPDFTTAKRIADVVNKEFGSEIAIASDRSNVTVAIHDKSKNKLVSLITRIEQLEVTPDEVAKVVIDEQSGVIIMGDNVRISRVAIAQGNLTVRITETPQVSQPGALSNGTTQTVDRTDIDVSEGEGKKLAVFSPGVTLQELVHSLNALGIGPRDMITILQSIKAAGALQAEIQVI, from the coding sequence ATGATGGTTCAACCGATCGTTCAGTGCGGCATGAAAAAACAAAGAACTATAGCCAAAGCGCTCATGTCAGCGTTGATGCTGGCAATATTACTTTGCTCAGGCACGGCGCAGGCAAGCGCAGTTCGTATCAAAGATATTGTGGATATTGATGGCGTTCGTGACAACATGCTGGTGGGCTATGGATTGGTTGTTGGTTTGAACGGAACGGGCGACAGCCTCAGCAATTCACCATTCACTGCCAAAAGCTTGGTTGGTATGTTGGAACGCCTTGGCATCAATACGCGCGGTGATTCACTTAAAACCAAAAACGTCGCAGCCGTGATGGTTACGGCAACCTTGCCGCCTTTTTCCGCGCAAGGCACGCGTATTGACGTGACTGTTTCAACACTTGGCGATGCAAAAAGCTTATCCGGCGGTACATTATTGGTAACACCGCTGATGGGCGCTGATGGTGAAGTGTATGCCGTTGGCCAAGGCTCACTTGTTATTGGCGGATTTACCGCCGCAGGCAATGCCGCATCGGTTACCAAAGGGGTTCCAACTACTGGCCGTATTGCCAGCGGCGCGATTATTGAACGTGAAATTAATTTCCAACTGGCGGATATGCCGAATTTGCGCCTCAATTTACGCAATCCTGACTTCACCACCGCAAAGCGTATCGCAGATGTCGTGAACAAGGAATTCGGCAGCGAGATTGCAATTGCATCTGATCGTTCTAACGTCACTGTCGCCATCCATGACAAGAGCAAGAACAAGCTAGTCTCGCTTATTACACGGATTGAACAGCTTGAAGTAACGCCAGATGAGGTTGCCAAAGTCGTAATCGATGAACAATCCGGCGTTATCATCATGGGCGATAATGTGCGCATTAGCCGCGTTGCAATTGCTCAAGGTAATTTAACCGTGCGGATTACCGAAACACCGCAAGTGTCACAGCCAGGCGCATTATCAAACGGCACAACCCAAACTGTTGATAGAACCGATATTGATGTCAGTGAAGGCGAAGGTAAAAAACTCGCGGTGTTTTCACCCGGTGTTACCTTGCAGGAATTGGTGCACAGCCTGAACGCCCTTGGAATCGGACCCCGCGATATGATTACCATTCTTCAATCCATCAAAGCAGCTGGCGCATTGCAGGCAGAAATTCAGGTTATCTAA
- a CDS encoding DUF4175 family protein, producing the protein MRPPVIKKKYGKRFWGPLVLAVVAIIAVGATVIWKDKTTEFLQSLNRSETLPAEQTAAQETVRPNPNLAPPVVSWVAQPQHSAQGRVAMAFKIGASAPLRSVKISITPVVQMSGIYIDKEVMEVPTYIIGRKSLDWDGQLDLTGSILAGTPVVLQIIAQDSDRREGTSDTVSITLPEHNFNHPVAKAIYSLRKNLREDPQNKRLETLRGLAVLLQQRDNFEHNELSLLTLRSAAVRIALDKTNDGLRTALDLLWHAAVLFEDRHPTGLAKS; encoded by the coding sequence ATGCGACCACCAGTGATTAAGAAAAAATACGGAAAGCGGTTTTGGGGTCCCTTAGTTTTAGCTGTAGTTGCAATTATTGCAGTTGGCGCAACCGTCATCTGGAAAGATAAAACCACCGAATTTTTACAATCCCTAAACCGCAGCGAAACTCTACCTGCTGAGCAGACTGCCGCGCAGGAAACCGTGCGCCCCAACCCCAATCTTGCACCACCGGTTGTTTCATGGGTTGCCCAACCGCAACATTCCGCGCAGGGTCGTGTTGCTATGGCTTTTAAAATTGGCGCATCAGCGCCGCTGCGCAGCGTTAAAATTAGCATCACGCCTGTTGTGCAAATGTCTGGGATTTATATTGATAAAGAGGTCATGGAAGTTCCAACCTATATCATTGGCCGTAAAAGTCTTGATTGGGATGGCCAGTTAGATTTAACGGGTTCAATACTGGCAGGCACGCCAGTTGTACTACAAATCATTGCGCAGGACAGTGACCGACGCGAAGGCACAAGCGATACCGTTTCTATCACGCTTCCTGAACATAATTTCAATCATCCCGTTGCCAAGGCTATTTATTCCCTCCGCAAAAACTTGCGTGAAGACCCACAGAACAAGCGTTTGGAAACCCTGCGCGGCCTTGCAGTGCTGTTACAGCAACGCGACAACTTTGAGCATAATGAGTTAAGCTTGCTTACCTTGCGCAGCGCTGCGGTGCGTATTGCGCTAGATAAAACCAATGATGGTCTTCGTACCGCCCTTGATTTATTATGGCACGCAGCAGTGCTATTTGAAGACAGACACCCCACGGGTCTTGCTAAAAGCTAA
- the argH gene encoding argininosuccinate lyase produces the protein MSDKQKNVPNPTEKNTSGNSMWGGRYAAGPSAIMTSINASISFDKKLALYDIEGSIAHATMLGAKKIIGSDDVTKITNGLNAIKEQIKAGTFQFTEELEDVHMNIEHHLTQAIGDAGRRLHTGRSRNDQVATDFKLWIRDAFDYLESQLKALQGALIAQAEKHVDSVMPGLTHFQIAQPVSFAHHLLAYVEMLGRDRDRVTSARKRANECPLGAAALAGTPYPIDRTMTANALGFDRPTANSLDSVSDRDFAMDYASAASIIMVHLSRLAEEIILWMNPQIGFITLGDQLTTGSSIMPQKRNPDAAELVRGKTGRVFGVLTQMLTLLKALPLAYAKDLQEDKEQTFMVAETLDLALSAMTAMVHDMKANTKAMKEAAALGFSTATDCADWLVRELQLPFRDAHHITGQIVKLAEGKSVQLHELKLPELQSIEPRITAKIFDVLSVEASMNSRTSFGGTAPVAVRAAINDAKKRFL, from the coding sequence ATGTCAGATAAGCAGAAAAACGTGCCCAATCCTACCGAAAAGAACACATCCGGAAACAGTATGTGGGGCGGCCGCTATGCGGCTGGACCATCGGCAATTATGACAAGCATTAATGCCAGCATCAGTTTTGATAAAAAGCTTGCCCTTTATGACATTGAAGGGTCGATTGCGCATGCAACCATGCTCGGCGCAAAGAAAATTATCGGCAGTGATGACGTTACAAAAATTACCAATGGCCTTAACGCCATCAAAGAGCAGATAAAGGCGGGCACTTTCCAGTTCACAGAAGAACTCGAAGATGTGCACATGAATATCGAACATCATTTAACGCAAGCGATTGGCGATGCAGGACGCCGCTTGCACACTGGCCGTTCACGTAACGACCAGGTTGCTACAGATTTTAAATTATGGATACGCGATGCGTTTGATTACCTCGAATCTCAATTAAAAGCATTGCAAGGCGCGCTCATTGCCCAAGCTGAAAAGCATGTAGATAGCGTGATGCCAGGCCTTACGCATTTTCAAATTGCGCAACCGGTAAGTTTTGCACATCACCTACTTGCCTATGTTGAAATGCTGGGCCGCGACCGCGATCGCGTTACATCGGCACGAAAGCGCGCCAATGAATGCCCGCTGGGTGCTGCGGCTTTGGCTGGTACACCATACCCAATTGACCGCACCATGACCGCAAATGCGTTAGGTTTCGATAGGCCCACCGCCAATTCGCTGGACAGCGTGTCAGACCGCGATTTTGCCATGGATTATGCAAGCGCGGCAAGCATCATCATGGTGCATTTATCGCGCCTTGCCGAAGAAATCATTCTTTGGATGAACCCGCAAATCGGCTTCATCACGTTGGGTGATCAACTCACCACCGGCAGCTCCATCATGCCACAAAAACGTAACCCCGATGCAGCGGAATTGGTACGTGGCAAAACTGGCCGTGTGTTTGGTGTGCTTACGCAAATGTTGACGCTGCTCAAAGCCTTGCCACTTGCTTACGCCAAAGATTTACAGGAAGACAAGGAGCAAACCTTCATGGTTGCTGAAACGCTTGACCTTGCGTTAAGCGCAATGACTGCGATGGTGCACGATATGAAAGCGAACACTAAGGCGATGAAGGAAGCAGCCGCCTTGGGTTTCAGCACTGCAACCGATTGCGCCGATTGGCTGGTGCGTGAATTGCAACTGCCATTCCGCGATGCGCACCATATTACCGGACAAATTGTCAAACTGGCTGAAGGTAAAAGCGTGCAACTCCACGAATTGAAATTACCTGAACTGCAATCGATTGAACCACGCATTACCGCCAAAATTTTTGACGTCTTAAGCGTTGAAGCATCCATGAATAGCCGCACCAGCTTTGGTGGCACTGCGCCTGTTGCTGTACGCGCAGCGATTAACGATGCCAAGAAAAGGTTTCTTTAA
- a CDS encoding flagellar hook-length control protein FliK: MVSLNDTAVAQLQISLKQDAAEAAFKARHSFGSSDAFKQIFDGIDKVAAPVKENNPEPKNEGPQRAHGHNHSHKSERKDDDKSLSKACDEDKATSENEVNKIAAPKHEKTKHVKKDKTDKTEEASDDKDGCKHTACTDKADASTEVKATVEAKASVDTGLVDLDVGVSAEAETHTCSSEENTANSDGSEQAATDVLADASTNTQEQAANTADQSKSAGVVIANLQLIAKEDLPTVHLEAVSKFQLQGLDFQKPVHDKAALQKTGKDDTTAAANDDFAAALDADGKLVKDQQGKDTQTDAKTERATQKEATQKHDDQLDLLQGKFSANSTPPAAGDRAISVALKASDSSAPTLNGSAGSGSPIAPKGDGANTALTGLAGLRPGHAADAASFAATLRGTKEAQASLMVPSEQIAVSLHRMAKSGTTQYELQLHPAELGRVDIKLDISKDGMVRATVSADNQQAFDMLQKDSKALERALQQAGLQTDDSSLSFNLRHNQNQAQQQQAQNQSGNAWNRWMDKTLPDEPAQSKVLTFDIAGANGRVDLRV, encoded by the coding sequence ATGGTTTCTTTGAACGACACAGCAGTAGCACAGCTTCAAATCAGCCTTAAACAGGACGCAGCGGAAGCCGCGTTTAAAGCCCGTCACAGTTTTGGTTCATCCGATGCCTTTAAACAGATTTTCGATGGCATCGATAAAGTTGCCGCGCCAGTAAAAGAAAATAACCCTGAGCCAAAGAACGAAGGCCCACAGCGCGCACATGGTCACAACCATTCACATAAGTCAGAACGCAAAGATGATGATAAGTCACTTTCCAAAGCATGCGATGAAGATAAAGCAACCAGCGAAAACGAAGTAAATAAAATCGCTGCACCGAAACATGAAAAGACCAAGCATGTTAAAAAAGATAAGACTGATAAAACCGAAGAGGCCAGCGACGATAAAGATGGCTGCAAGCATACCGCATGCACAGACAAAGCAGATGCAAGCACAGAAGTAAAAGCAACAGTGGAAGCAAAAGCATCTGTCGATACCGGCCTTGTTGACCTTGATGTTGGCGTGTCAGCAGAAGCTGAAACCCATACATGTAGCAGCGAAGAAAACACCGCAAACAGTGATGGCAGCGAACAAGCTGCGACTGATGTTTTGGCAGACGCATCTACCAACACGCAGGAACAAGCAGCTAATACAGCAGACCAATCAAAATCAGCAGGCGTGGTAATTGCTAACCTGCAATTAATCGCCAAAGAAGATTTGCCAACCGTTCATTTGGAAGCAGTAAGCAAGTTCCAGTTACAGGGGTTGGATTTTCAAAAACCTGTTCATGACAAGGCAGCGCTTCAAAAAACGGGCAAGGACGATACTACCGCAGCTGCAAATGACGATTTTGCTGCCGCCCTTGATGCTGATGGTAAACTGGTTAAAGACCAACAGGGCAAAGATACGCAAACAGATGCGAAAACAGAACGCGCTACGCAAAAAGAAGCAACCCAGAAACATGATGACCAGTTAGACCTATTGCAGGGAAAATTCTCTGCTAACTCCACCCCCCCCGCTGCCGGCGACCGCGCGATTTCCGTTGCTTTGAAAGCTTCGGACTCCTCCGCACCCACCCTTAACGGATCTGCTGGCAGCGGCTCCCCCATTGCACCAAAAGGTGATGGCGCAAATACCGCCCTCACAGGCCTTGCAGGACTGCGCCCGGGCCATGCTGCGGATGCAGCATCCTTTGCAGCAACGCTGCGCGGCACCAAAGAAGCGCAAGCAAGCTTGATGGTGCCAAGCGAACAAATTGCAGTAAGCCTGCACCGTATGGCAAAATCTGGCACTACCCAGTATGAGCTACAATTACACCCTGCTGAATTGGGCCGCGTCGATATCAAACTGGATATCAGTAAGGATGGCATGGTACGCGCAACTGTTTCTGCCGACAACCAGCAAGCGTTCGATATGCTGCAAAAAGATTCCAAAGCGCTTGAACGCGCATTGCAACAGGCCGGTTTGCAGACCGATGATTCATCCTTGAGCTTCAATTTGCGTCATAACCAAAATCAGGCACAGCAACAGCAAGCACAGAACCAATCGGGCAATGCATGGAATAGATGGATGGACAAAACCCTGCCTGATGAACCGGCTCAGTCCAAAGTTTTGACATTTGATATCGCGGGCGCCAATGGCCGCGTTGATTTACGGGTATAG
- a CDS encoding flagellar assembly protein FliX, with product MINKVDGPGGVRGTQPVRKAGKTEKTGGANFSSHLDEASSAHGVGGASGIGGISALIGLQEVDDATQRESKGKKRAQALLDEMDDLRLALACGTLTRAQLLKLSAAIQSEKVKADDPGLNQILDDVDLRARVELAKYGF from the coding sequence TTGATCAATAAAGTTGATGGACCTGGCGGCGTACGTGGAACACAACCGGTGCGCAAAGCTGGTAAAACAGAAAAAACAGGTGGTGCAAACTTCTCTTCACATCTTGATGAAGCTAGTAGTGCACATGGCGTTGGCGGTGCATCTGGCATTGGCGGCATTAGCGCGTTGATTGGTCTGCAGGAAGTAGATGATGCCACCCAGCGCGAGTCAAAAGGCAAAAAACGTGCTCAAGCATTGCTTGATGAAATGGACGATCTCCGTTTGGCGTTGGCATGCGGCACGCTAACCCGTGCGCAGTTGCTGAAATTATCTGCTGCTATTCAAAGCGAAAAGGTTAAAGCCGATGATCCCGGCCTCAACCAGATTCTCGATGATGTTGACCTGCGGGCAAGAGTCGAGCTCGCAAAATATGGCTTTTAA
- a CDS encoding DJ-1/PfpI family protein, with amino-acid sequence MENILSGKKICILVASGFAEEQFSNIQKSLNKTGAKFITVSPENGLVHGWFENTWGHYFPVDVQLDQALGSDYDAVLLPGGARAIEKLKNNLHTRRVLRHFFDAQKPIVAIAEAIELLTLCEHLNGLEVSVPAGLVQTIKTAGAIISDQPAMIDNHLLTFAKLSDDGEWLDAIIQHVAEDRTAVLKAA; translated from the coding sequence ATGGAGAATATCCTGTCAGGTAAGAAGATTTGTATTTTGGTAGCAAGCGGTTTTGCCGAAGAACAATTTAGCAATATTCAAAAGTCATTAAACAAAACCGGCGCAAAATTTATCACTGTATCCCCCGAAAACGGTTTGGTTCATGGGTGGTTTGAAAACACATGGGGCCATTATTTTCCGGTTGATGTACAACTCGACCAAGCATTGGGTTCTGATTACGACGCGGTTTTGCTACCCGGTGGCGCACGTGCAATTGAAAAGCTTAAGAACAACCTTCATACCCGCCGTGTGCTGCGTCATTTCTTTGATGCACAAAAGCCGATTGTTGCGATTGCTGAAGCCATCGAATTATTGACACTTTGCGAACATCTGAATGGTCTGGAAGTAAGTGTTCCTGCCGGATTGGTGCAGACCATTAAAACCGCAGGGGCTATTATTTCTGATCAGCCAGCAATGATCGATAATCATCTGCTGACATTCGCAAAACTTTCGGATGATGGTGAATGGCTGGATGCAATTATCCAGCATGTCGCCGAAGACCGCACAGCTGTTCTAAAGGCTGCTTAA